The Candidatus Bathyarchaeota archaeon genomic interval ATTATGTCGAAGTGGCTTGGTGAGGCAGAGCAGAATGTTGCTAAGCTCTTTGGGTCGGCACGTAAAAACGCTACAGACGGCAAACCTTCAATCGTGTTCGTTGATGAACTTGACTCATTGATGGGTACTCACAGTAACGAGGTCGGCGGCGAAATCCGCGTTAAGAACCAGTTCCTCAAGGAAATGGACGGTATCGTAGACAAAGGAAAAGCACTCCACGTCTACGTCATCGGCGCTACCAATAAGCCTTGGGATCTTGACTGGGCTTTCATTCGACGGTTCCAGAAACGTATCCTTGTGCCCCTCGCTGACCACGGGACACGGCTTAACATGCTTAAGCATTATTCCAGTAACCTGCAGATTAGTTCCGATGTTGACTTGCATGAACTTGCACGCCTCTCAGAAGGATTCAGCGGCAGCGACATTCGCGACGTTTGCCAATCTGCCCAGCTGAGCCTTATCGGCGAGTTCTTTGAGTCGGGCAAGGCTATGGACAAGGCAGCGACGCCTCGGCCTTTGACGATGGCTGACTTCCGCCAAATCCTTGAAGAACGCAAGCCTTCGGTTTCGCTGGATATGCTCTCGATGTATAACCGCTGGTTTGAGGCATTCAAGGCACTATAGACGCAAAATAATATGGAGGGCAAAAAGAAAAGCTGGCATGGGTTGGGTGGACAGGTTTGGAGAACAATAATTTTTTCTCGCTCTCCCTTCTCCCCCCTCAAACTATCTCCAGACCCCACAAACCTCTAAATCCAACCCATGCCCCCACTATGTTTTAGCTTCTTAGCCTTTTGAGAATCCCCTATTGACCTCAAAGACCGCCCCCTATATCATTTAAACTATAACTATGCTGTGAGCCTTTAGGGCATTTTTATGTCGCTGTGTGGACGAAAATGTCTTTTAGTGACTTTCCAAGTTTTCTATTCTGCGCTCTAATAACGAAATTCTGCGACGCATTATTGCGATAATAACTACCAAAGCTATCACAACAACCGTTGTTACGGTTGTAACCATTATCGTCCCGTTTTCTGGCGATCCTTTTGGTTGGGTGGCTTGTTGGTTTGGGGTTGCTGGGGGGTTTTGTGTGGGTTGTGTTGTTGGTTTTGGTGAAGCGGAGGAGCTTGGGGCTGTTTCAACTTGTGTTGGTGGGTACCAACCTGGACCTGGCGGTAAGTTTCCAGCGTAAACCATTCGACCGTCAGTCCAACCACTTGATACACCTGTGAAACTGAAAGTAGGTTTGAATCCTGGAACCGCGGATGTTACCGTGTAATATCCAAATACTGCTTGTACACGGAACGCCATCCACCTTCCCGAGTTATGTGGGAATAACAGTATATGGTCTTCCCACATGCGATAGTCTCCAAAATAAATGGTTAAAGTCGTGTCTTCTGAGGTAGATGGCTGCCTACCCATAGCATAATAATTTAACCACTGCGCATTCGCTGTTTCGGGTAATATGATATTTAAATTATTTTCATCGGTGAAGTTTAATCCTCTTAGGGGAAAATATTCTGCATCGGGAAAAGTATAGCTAACATTAAAGTACAGTTCATAGTCTTGACCCGTAACTGGGTCCTTGTATGGCGCAACGTCTTGGTTCTTCACACAGATATGGACAACATGGGCCTCGCCGTAGTGATCATCGTATTTAATCGATATAATTTCTGGTGTCGCTGGTTTAGGGGCAGAAGCGTGTGCTGGTTGAACTGTTAAGGTCATAGTTACTGTAAGAAAGAGCATTAATAGTGACGTAAGCGTCTTGTAGTCTGCCATACATTTTTCTTAGGTTTCGGTAATAATAAGAAGGTTTCAGTTAAGGTTTCTTGACTATTTTTAGTCAAATTATTTTGACCAACCTTTTCATATTTTAGGGGGAAATTTGCATAAATAGTAAATATTGGTTGTTTCATATTTGATTCTGGTGCTACGTTGTGGTTGAATACGTCAAGGGTCCTGAACCTGACCGGTGGCACTGGTACAAATCCTGCATGCAGTATCCCCGCGTTGCAATCAGTCGACGCATCAACCGACCCTCCTCTGACCTTTGTGACGAATGCCTCGATATAGAAGCCAGAGAACTTAGAAAAGCAGCCGTTGTCACCTAAACAGCGTTCATCTAAAAAATTTCAGAAGAAAAGATAGAATACTTCCTATTCAGGAAAATAGCTATTGTTTGCCTGCTTTCTTGGCGCAGGCGTCGCTGCAATATTTCTGTTTAGCGTTAAAGGTGGTGTAGGCTTTTTTGCATATTGGGCATTTCTTCTCCAAACAACAACCTCCTACACCACAGTGTGCCTCTGCGGGGTAAAAGTTTTTCCCAACTCTACGCCCCAATCAACGCATGCCCAATCAGAAGCACCGCATACAAGGCAGCGCCCAAAAGGAAAAACGCCCAGCTATTCCGCCGAAAACTCGACGGCAACTCATTACGTATGGCGTGATAGAGAATAACGCCTGAAACGAATGCAAGCATAACGTAGGCCGTGGCGATGGTTTCAGGCCAAAACACAGACGCAGCCCAACCCAAAAGCGGAACCACCGCCATAACGTAACGACCCACCCCAATTTGGAGGCGTTTGTAGTGTTCCAGCATAGATTCGTTCTCGATGAAAAGATGCATCGAAACTGCTACAAAAAACAGCAAGGCGGTTACGGTTCCCGTGTCGAATTCAAAGATGAAGATGAAACTAACTATGAAGTTGGGTAAGGCAACGGTGAAGAGGTGAATGTAAAAGACGCGTTTTGAGGCTTGCGTGCTCTTTATGTCCTCTCCTTGGGTTGTGCGTTGCCGCCGTGACTTAACCGCCACATGCTCTAAAACAAAAAACAGCAAAAACCCAACCAGCACAACCAAAAAGATGGCGTCTTCATAGAGCGCGATTAAGGGTACACTGTTGCCTAACTGTTTTAGGTATAGGCTGGATTGTTCAAGGCTGGGCAGTAAATCCAAAAACACGTAGCTAACGGTTATGCCGCCAAAAAAAGATAAGACCTTGGTTTTGTGTTCGCCTATATAGTGGCTTATTTTGTAGGTGAAAAAATTGATTAATGCAAAAACAACCGCGCCTATAAACGAGAAAACGATTACTTCAGGAGTCGGCATAGAAACTGTCCTGAGGCTTAAACGGGCTCCGTGGATTCTGTGGATTCTGGCGCTGGGGTTTTAGGAGCTTCCGGCGAGGCTTTAGGCTTAAATGACAAATTCAACTTCACCGACAAATCATACTGACCGTTTGATTTGCTTAACGAAAAATTGAATCCCTCCACCGTCACCTTCATCGGTTCTCCACTCGGCGACATATCCCGGATGCTATCCACAAAACTCCGCACCTTACCAATTATTTCATTCACATCTAAGCTGCTGCTTTCAACTTTTTCTGTGTCTGATTCTGACTTGCGAACCTCTATCTCAACCAACATTTCACCTCCAAAACGCCAAGAAATAGAGCAATAAAAACAGGTTTAAAGATGTGTGACTGCGCAGGCACAAGCACACGTTTTAACGTACGATTATAACTGGGCAGGGCGCCGTGTGAGCGACTTTTTCGCTTATGCCGCCTAAGCCAAGAAACTCTTTCATTCGACCAGTCCCCGCATGACCAACCACAACCACGTCGAAGGCGCCGTCTTTGGCTTCTGCCGCTATTTCTGTGGCTGCTTCGCCTTCTCGGAGCTTAAACGATGTTTGAACCTTCGATTTTGTCTCTTCAACGTGTGTTCGGGCTCTGTTGATGATTTCTTCATGAAACTCCCAAAGGTCCCTTGCCATAGCCGCGGAGCTTTCATTTACGTATCCTTCAGGACCTACTTGCGGAAGAACCGCAACCACCGCTGAAGACTCAGAAACATTGAGCACCTCTAAGGCGGCGCTGTATTTTTCTGCAAAATCTAAAGCGAAATCTAGTGCTTTCCAGGAATTATCGGAACCATCCACTGCAACCAAAACTTGCTTAATCAAAGTTTACCACAAAAAAATACTGCTTTTTACGCATTTAGCTCTTTGCGTCCTTGCTGATTTCGGGTTTAATTGTGGTTAGCCTTTAATAAGTGTGAACTGTAATCTATAACTCAACAAGTTCACTGAGGGCTCACCGATAAATAAGCATAACAAACTCCTATCTGTACTGCTTATTTGCCTAGTGGTATTACCCATATTCTGCGCGGTTTCCTTTGTTCCCGCTTCTACAGCCGCAACTGAGGATACTAAAAAGGCAGGCACTTGGAGCACCTTAGCCGAGATGCCAACCCCCCGTGCAGGCTTCGGTGTTGCCGTGGTAGGTGGAAAAATCTACGCCATCGGCGGCACAAGCGGCGACAATGAATACCTCAACACGGTTGAAGTGTATAATCCTCAAACTAACATTTGGTCAACATGTATGCCTATGCCTACTCCCCGAAGCGGCTTTGCCATCGCAGTCTACAACAACAAAATCTATGTTATAGGCGGCACAGTGGGCAACGGCTACTTAGGCAACAACGAAGTCTATGACACCGTAACCAATTCTTGGCAAACCAAAACCTCCATGCCCACGCCCAGAGCCGACTTATCCGCCAGCGTCGTTGATGACCAATTCTATCTTATCGGCGGAAAAAAATACTCAGGCATAAACCCCTACTACAAAGAAACTGACCTAAACGAAATCTACAACCCCGTCAATGATACTTGGACCACGGGGCCATCTATGACTACCGCCGTGGAAGGCTACGCTTCTGCGGTGCTTAACGGCAAAATCTACATCTTAGGCGGCTCCTCCCAGTCCGCTGCAGCAGATAACAGCGTGGTGACGGATGCAAGCCAAGTTTTCGACCCTCATACAGGCATCTGGAATTTAACAACAAGACTGCCCGATGCAACCAGCTCCGCCGCGGCTGTAGCCACCACGGGGCTTATGGCGCCCCAAAGAATCTACTTCCTCGGCGGCTACACGGACGAATTCTCAGCACAAACCGTAGTGTACTTCCCAGAAAACAGCTCTTGGAACCTCGCCCAAGACATGCCCACTGCCAGAGCTAACCTGTGCGTTGCCACGCTCAACGACTTAGTCTATGCGATTGGCGGTTTGAGCGGTGGAGAGGTTTTAGCAACCAACGAGGTTTATACGCCTTATGAATTTGGTACGGTTGCGCCCAAACTTCAGATTACTTCCCCAACAAACAAAACCTACGCCTCTGTCACCCTTACATTCACAGTCAATCGGGGCGCACAGTGGCTGGGTTACAGTGTTGATGGCGGCTTAAATGTCACAGTTACTTCGGCTACGCAGCTGTTTGGTCTCGCACAGGGCGGACACCGCGTAGTCATGTACGCTAACGACAGCGCCGGTAACATGGGTGTTTCAGACACGGTGTACTTCTCGATTGACACTTTGCCCCCCACAGTAAACATAATCCTGCCACAGAACGTCTCTTACCAAGAAACTGATATCCAACTCCAATTCATTACCAACGAAAACGTGACTTCGCTGGCTTACTGCTTAGACAACAAAGAAAACGTCACCATCGTCGGTAACGTCACGCTACCCGCGCTTTCTGAGGGTTCCCATAAACTCACGCTTTACGCCAGCGACGAATTAGGCAACTCTGACTCCTACACTGTATACTTTAGCATCACACCCTTCCCAACAGTTTTGGTCGTGGCTATAATTACCATTGCAATCATCATCGGCGCCGGCGGCTACATATTCATAAAACGCAGAAAAACCCCCACAGCAAACCTCACCACCACTTCATCGACATAAAAACTTGTGCCCAAAGAGTTTCTTGGGTTTTTAGGAGTAAATTTTAAGTAAACATAAATCAACCCCTACGAGTAGGTCATTAGTGTGCCATACGCAATCGATTACGCCCTAGGTGAACAAGCCGACTGCAGCTCCCAAATAGTCATAGCTGACCGCATCTTCTACGTCAAACTCTTCAACTCCACTGCTCCTCGTTACTTTTCAGGCGACCAACAGGGCATAATTCAAAAAGAAATCTCTCAAACGGAATTTGAGCTTTGGATAAACGTCTTAGCTGACAGCGACTCTGATGTAGCCGAAATCCAACGAAAACTTGCAGTAGGCAAAAAATATTAACTAATTCTCAAGTAGTGCCGAGAGGTTTCGTGGCATCTCGTTGAAGTAATCAGTTAATCCTAATTGTTTTATCTTCTCCAATAGGTTTCTGGGTGCCTGCTCGGGGGATGTGCCTTTGAGTAGCATCGTGGTGTCTTCTTGGGTGAATTCCACTGTTTCCTCCACTTTTGCTATGTAGGACTTATTTTCGGGGCATGCGGTTTGGCATCGAGTACAGCCCACCAAACAGTTGTGCCACTGCGGTTTTATCCACTCAGGAAAGGGGATTTTGCCGTCTTTTTCGTTGTGATAAGTGAGGCATCTGTCTTGGTGCAGTAAGAACCGTTCTTTGTCTATGGCGCCGGTGGGGCAAGCGTTTCTGCATAAATCGCACTCGATGCATTGGTCAAGCATTTTTGCTTCTTGCCAGAGGGTTTCTTCGCTTGGCATATCTGAGTACAGCGCGGTGAAGCGCACAAAACTTCCCATACCCTCCACGTAGGCGATGTTGTTGCGCCCATACCTCGCCAAACCACTTGATACTGCCAACAGCTTTAGCGGCAAAAAAAGCGGGGCTGTTCTAAACCCCACTTGCCCAACCGCCTCGGTGACCAACTGCTCCACACGCATCCGCTTCTCGTCAAACGCCGAGTAAATCGGAGGCACAATAAACGTATGCTTCTTGTTTTTCCAATCAAAAATTGCCTTCTTAGGTGACCGCGGCATTGCAACAATAATTAGTGATTGGGCATCTTTGAGTTCTGGCGGCGGAGTAAATTTGAATCGGGTTAGGATTTCTTTTGTGAATGCCTCGTCAAACTCTTGTCCCTCGCTGCGTCGCTTGAGTTCTTTTTGCATCTTGGCTAGGCAACTTAGCGATGTAACGGTTACTTTGTTTTCTTCGCGGGTAAGTTTTTGAAAATTGCATTTCGCAGCCATAAACATGATTGGTTTTGTAGCCTTATTTGTGTATGTCCTTGGAAGCGTACTCCTTTTATAGCGTGTCTACTTGACTAAGAACTGTTATTGGGGAATCGACTTTGAACGTCCATTTATTACCTTGGGATACGAACCGCAACCTGCATTTGGAAGCAAACCGCCTCTACGACGAAGCCGGAACCTTCGACTGCATAAGCAAAGGCGACTTGGTCGCCATAAAAATACACGTCGGCGAATTGGGCAACCCCTACTATGTACAACCCTTTTTTGTGCATGACATAGTCCGACGCGTCAAGGAAGCGGGCGGTAAACCCTTCCTAACAGACGCCAATACATACTACAACGCGCTTCGAAACAACGCTTACGACCACATGCAAACCGCGTTGATGAATGGTTTTAACATGGCGCCTTTCATCGTTGCGGATGGTCTTAAAAGCGAGAACTTTCAACTTATCAAGACCCGTGGTATCTTGCCTGAAGTTGAGGTTTCAGGAGCTATAGTTCAAGCTGACGCCATGATAGCTGTTAGTCACTGTAAAGGTCACGAATTATCAGGGTTCGGCGGCGCCATCAAAAACTTGGCTATGGGCTGCACCTCCAAAGCAGGTAAGCTTCGTCAGCACCGTGCTGTTGGTCTTGAGATTGATACCTCAAAATGTGTTGGCTGCGGTAAATGCAAAGAGGTGTGTCCTATGGGTCTCCCAGAAATCATCGAGGGTAAAGCCTACAATAGCTCCGCGGCGTGCATGCGTTGTCCCTTCTGCGTTGCCTCATGTCCGATTGAAGCCATCCGTTTTGTGGGTAAAGAAAATTTGTCTTTAGCTTTGGCATCGGCTGCGTATGGCGTTCTCTCTACGTTTGCCCCCGACAAGGTCAGCTATGTGAGTTTTGCTAAAGACATCGCGGAAGCCTGCGACTGCGCCCCCAACCCCGGAGGCATAGTTTTAGGTGACCTCGGTATTCTTGCTGCGGATTCGCCTGTTTCTATAGATGCTGCGTTTCTGCGTTCGGTGAATTACAAAGTTTTCAATGACCATTCTCATGTGGACTGCATGTTACAAGTAGAGGAAACCCAGCGGCTTGGCGTTAGCGGCGATTTGAACCCTAACATCATCACGGTTTAACAATCGTTTGAGCTTTTTTCTTTCTTTTTCTTCTACTATACAAGTAAAACGCAGCCGCCGCCACCAACCCAGCGCCGACTACAATTATAATGTATTCGGAGAAGCCCGCGACCTCTCTCCAATTCGACCCCAAATAGTACCCCACATAAATCAACAACGTATTCCATATCAAGCAGCCTGCGGCTGTATAGGCAACAAATTTTGTTAGTGACATTTTGGCAGCGCCCGCTGGGAACGAGATAAGTGTACGCAGCACGGGGACTAGCCGCGCCAAAAACACCACCGCGGAGCCGTACCGTCTAAACCATCTGCCTGCAACCTCTAGCTGCTCCATTGAAAAGAGGCTGTGACCTAGGATGCGGTGTTTGGTGAGGGTTTCGACGCCTTTGTAGCCAATGTAGTAGTCAATGAGGCTCCCGATGATAGCGGCTATGGTGGCAACCGCCACTGTTAGGGTGATGTTGAGGTTTGTTTGCCCCATTGAAATTATGCATCCTGCGAAGGGGAGCACGATTTCGCTTGGGATGGGTAGTGAGCTGGCTTCTAAAATCATGAGGATAAAGATGCCGATGTAGCCCCATGTCGAGACGGTTTCGGTTACGTTGCCAGTGAAGGCGACGATGGCGCCGATGAGGGGACCACTGGTTAGGGAGCTGCCATTGACGAAGATGTCAACTAGAACCTCAACCAAAACGTACACAAATAAGGCGACAACTAAGGTAACAATGATGATTTGCGGAGCTTTTCTGCGTAGTTGCCCCCCTTTTGTCTGTGCATCCATGGTTCTCTTCATTAATCTACAAGTAACTGCGATTTAACCTAACCGATAAAAAACCAACATACTTCCCTTTAGCTAAATGAAATATTTTTATGGGTGAGCTTCAACTATTGTGGTTTGACTAGACCTCGGTGGGGTTGTAGTCTAGACAGGTATGACGACGGGCTCCAGAAGCAAACACACACGGGTTTGCTGACTCCGCGAGGAGAATGACGAATCTCTGGAGCGGTCATAGAGAAACCCGTAAACAGTCGACTATGCGCGGCTGTTGGGCAAAGGTCGTCGGTTCAAATCCGGCCAGCCCCACCACTTTTCATATAAGCTAAGAGCTGACAAGTATTCCTGAAAGGGTCCCTGAATTTTAAGGGCAAATAAATCCTGTTAGGCAAACTCGACTCCAAATTGTTTAAGGTCATTTTTTATGGAGTTGTTTAGTAGTGGTAACGCGACGGCTTCATTGTACTCTGAGGCTAATTCGCCTCTGAAGTGAAGTCCAATAACCTGATTTAGTTTGACATCGACGATGCATGATCCAGAATTTCCCCCGATTGTTGAACAATCATGCCGCAAAACGTTATCCACATTTTTAACTGAGTTGAATATTCCTGGTTGCAGACGTTTGACTTCATATACGTCTCCGAAAACATCTTGAAGTTGCTTGGTGGTTTCCCTAGTGTCAAAAAAAGGGTAACCTACGGCAAAGACCTTTCGGTGCCCATTTGGGTCGACATCTGAATCTTCAATTGGGTCTGGCATGCTGTCTGCTATGACTAATGGGGTTGGATGTTCTCTTTCTTGGGATGTTTTTGCGACTTTTAAGAGTGCAAGGTCAGGGTCAGGCGGATCATAGATTTTTAGGATTTTCTTTATTTGAAACTCTCTTGATGGCGAAGTATTGTTTTCCTCACAGTAATCTATGCGTTTTCTGGTAATTTCTGTTTTGAAAATGTATTCACCTGTTTGCATGTCTTTTTCACAAAAGTACTCTGCTACATGACGGTTTGTCATTATAACGTCTTCGGCGACAAGAAAACCTGTGCCTCCATATTTCTCGGTATCGGAGTGTTTGAATTCGATTCTTCCAACGCTTAAAGCTGCCTTTTCTATCATGCCGCGATATGGTTCGAGAAAATTGTTCCAATCTATATCGCTGCTTGTTAGGGGTGGCTTGGCTTGGAGGTATGTGTCGTTTTCAATAAGTATCGCAGGTCTGGTGGTGAGTATGATAGAACACAAAATGCTGTTATTTTCGGATGGGGTAAGGTTTGCAAGCTCACCAAATTTTTTAATTTTTTCTAAGGCTGAGCTTGTAGCTTCAATTGTTTTCATTCTCATCAGTTTTCTTTTCTCGATCCCTAAAGGAAGCGTCTCATGCTTTATGGGAAACATGATGGGGTACGCGGTTTCGGTTTTCTCAAAAAATTGTTGTGCTTTGGTTAAATCTGGATAAAGCCGCATAATTTTTCGTATTAAAGGGCTTGTTTCTGCAGCCAAATGTTTCACCAAATTAAAAAGAAATGCGGCAATATTTAACCCTTGATGCCCGTCTTGCTGTTTAGAAATCGCTGCATTTTAACATAAATATTGGCGCATATTTGAAAGCTTTTAAATGCTATCCAACAAAAAACATTACAGCGCATACAAAAAATAAAGAACGGTTTTAGGCGAAATACACTTGGACAAGATTCTAGAAGAAAAGGGCGGTAGGATCCGAAAAAAAATTGAAACCGTGTTATTTTCAGGTGTCAGCGATCCTGAATTTTTATGCATCTTAAAAGAGATTAGCCGCAATTGGAAGGATGTTTATAGGCCTGCCTTAACTGCACTATCCTGTGAGGCCGTAGGTGGATCGCCAGAAGCAACAGATGATGCCGGACTTATGTTCGCTCTTGCTTCAGCAGGATTTGGTCTTCACGATGACATTATTGATCGCTCCAAAAGGAAACACTTTGGCACGACCGTTCTTGGACGCTATGGACTT includes:
- a CDS encoding AAA family ATPase; the protein is MSASNELEKAATAYALDAVRLDKQGQKGRAITLYQKAIESLLQLVQLYPEYGLNKVYVQRAIAYQERIKALQGAVSSQEMNQAANEDSDGGNGGATMDGSNGGGLAKPNEELVVTEKPKVSWAEVVGLDVAKKAVKEAIVYPVQRPDLFPLGWPRGILLFGPPGCGKTLLAAAVATEIDASFYSIDAASIMSKWLGEAEQNVAKLFGSARKNATDGKPSIVFVDELDSLMGTHSNEVGGEIRVKNQFLKEMDGIVDKGKALHVYVIGATNKPWDLDWAFIRRFQKRILVPLADHGTRLNMLKHYSSNLQISSDVDLHELARLSEGFSGSDIRDVCQSAQLSLIGEFFESGKAMDKAATPRPLTMADFRQILEERKPSVSLDMLSMYNRWFEAFKAL
- a CDS encoding universal stress protein; translated protein: MIKQVLVAVDGSDNSWKALDFALDFAEKYSAALEVLNVSESSAVVAVLPQVGPEGYVNESSAAMARDLWEFHEEIINRARTHVEETKSKVQTSFKLREGEAATEIAAEAKDGAFDVVVVGHAGTGRMKEFLGLGGISEKVAHTAPCPVIIVR
- a CDS encoding 4Fe-4S dicluster domain-containing protein, producing MAAKCNFQKLTREENKVTVTSLSCLAKMQKELKRRSEGQEFDEAFTKEILTRFKFTPPPELKDAQSLIIVAMPRSPKKAIFDWKNKKHTFIVPPIYSAFDEKRMRVEQLVTEAVGQVGFRTAPLFLPLKLLAVSSGLARYGRNNIAYVEGMGSFVRFTALYSDMPSEETLWQEAKMLDQCIECDLCRNACPTGAIDKERFLLHQDRCLTYHNEKDGKIPFPEWIKPQWHNCLVGCTRCQTACPENKSYIAKVEETVEFTQEDTTMLLKGTSPEQAPRNLLEKIKQLGLTDYFNEMPRNLSALLEN
- a CDS encoding DUF362 domain-containing protein, with product MNVHLLPWDTNRNLHLEANRLYDEAGTFDCISKGDLVAIKIHVGELGNPYYVQPFFVHDIVRRVKEAGGKPFLTDANTYYNALRNNAYDHMQTALMNGFNMAPFIVADGLKSENFQLIKTRGILPEVEVSGAIVQADAMIAVSHCKGHELSGFGGAIKNLAMGCTSKAGKLRQHRAVGLEIDTSKCVGCGKCKEVCPMGLPEIIEGKAYNSSAACMRCPFCVASCPIEAIRFVGKENLSLALASAAYGVLSTFAPDKVSYVSFAKDIAEACDCAPNPGGIVLGDLGILAADSPVSIDAAFLRSVNYKVFNDHSHVDCMLQVEETQRLGVSGDLNPNIITV
- a CDS encoding DedA family protein: MDAQTKGGQLRRKAPQIIIVTLVVALFVYVLVEVLVDIFVNGSSLTSGPLIGAIVAFTGNVTETVSTWGYIGIFILMILEASSLPIPSEIVLPFAGCIISMGQTNLNITLTVAVATIAAIIGSLIDYYIGYKGVETLTKHRILGHSLFSMEQLEVAGRWFRRYGSAVVFLARLVPVLRTLISFPAGAAKMSLTKFVAYTAAGCLIWNTLLIYVGYYLGSNWREVAGFSEYIIIVVGAGLVAAAAFYLYSRRKRKKKAQTIVKP
- a CDS encoding serine protease, whose amino-acid sequence is MAAETSPLIRKIMRLYPDLTKAQQFFEKTETAYPIMFPIKHETLPLGIEKRKLMRMKTIEATSSALEKIKKFGELANLTPSENNSILCSIILTTRPAILIENDTYLQAKPPLTSSDIDWNNFLEPYRGMIEKAALSVGRIEFKHSDTEKYGGTGFLVAEDVIMTNRHVAEYFCEKDMQTGEYIFKTEITRKRIDYCEENNTSPSREFQIKKILKIYDPPDPDLALLKVAKTSQEREHPTPLVIADSMPDPIEDSDVDPNGHRKVFAVGYPFFDTRETTKQLQDVFGDVYEVKRLQPGIFNSVKNVDNVLRHDCSTIGGNSGSCIVDVKLNQVIGLHFRGELASEYNEAVALPLLNNSIKNDLKQFGVEFA